The Halichoerus grypus chromosome 9, mHalGry1.hap1.1, whole genome shotgun sequence genome has a window encoding:
- the FBXO5 gene encoding F-box only protein 5 isoform X1, whose amino-acid sequence MSQRPCRCSPRPPSSSCRCSALTAAGRPRPSDGCKEESSTLSVKMKCDFNYDHIHSGLKLVKPDDTGRLGSYIPGYLEGSYEDCIKDYVRLSDIGSPVVSPRIVEVETENENKPFHNKENQHVQQILNSSNEIVELETSGPYEDSGYSSFSQQSGFNEHEEGSLPLENFSDSPQSCLQMQSPDQYPSKNLLPALHFAKMVCSTLKKNAKRNPKIDWEKLKEFISSENFKLHNIIGRKMGLECVDILSELFRRGLRHLLANILTQLNDMDLINMSKVSTTWKKILEDDKGAFQLYNKAIQRVTEKNIKFSPHASTREYAMFRTALASVQKSAAQTYTQKGAQTKLSDPGDQKGSTYSRHNEFSEVAKTLKGNESLKACIRCNSPAKYDCYLQRAICKREGCGFDYCTRCLCNYHTTKECSNSKPLKANYKIGPLPGTKKSKKNLRRL is encoded by the exons ATGAGCCAGCGCCCCTGCCGCTGCTCCCCACGGCCCCCCTCCAGCTCCTGCCGCTGCAGCGCCCTGACAGCCGCCGGGCGCCCTCGCCCCTCAGACG gTTGTAAAGAAGAAAGTTCTACTCTTTCTGTCAAAATGAAATGTGATTTTAACTATGACCATATTCATTCTGGACTTAAATTGGTAAAGCCTGATGACACTGGAAGACTAGGTTCCTATATTCCTGGATATTTGGAAGGTTCTTATGAAGACTGCATTAAAGACTATGTAAGGTTATCAGATATTGGGTCACCAGTTGTGAGCCCCAGGATTGTAGAAGttgaaactgaaaatgaaaacaagcccTTTCATAACAAAGAAAATCAACACGTGCAACAAATACTTAATAGTTCAAATGAAATAGTAGAACTAGAGACCAGTGGACCTTATGAAGACAGTGGctattcttcattttctcagcAAAGTGGCTTCAATGAACATGAAGAGGGTAGCCTTCCCTTGGAGAATTTCAGTGACAGTCCACAATCCTGCCTACAGATGCAAAGCCCAGACCAATATCCCAGCAAAAACTTGCTGCCGGctcttcattttgcaaaaatggtttgttcaacattaaaaaagaatgccAAGCGAAATCCTAAAATAGATTGggagaaactaaaggaatttatatccagtgaaaattttaaactacataATATAATTGGCAGGAAGATGGGCCTAGAATGTGTAGATATTCTCAGTGAACTCTTTCGAAGGGGACTGAGACATCTCTTAGCAAATATTTTAACACAGCTCAATGATATGGACTTAATCAA TATGTCTAAAGTGAGCACAACTTGGAAGAAGATTCTAGAAGATGATAAAGGGGCATTTCAGTTGTACAATAAAGCAATACAGAGAGTTACT GAAAAGAACATTAAGTTTTCACCACATGCTTCAACCAGAGAATATGCTATGTTCAGAACCGCATTAGCTTCTGTTCAAAAATCAGCAGCCCAGACTTACACTCAAAAAGGTGCTCAAACCAAGTTATCCGATCCAGGTGATCAGAAAGGTTCTACTTACAGCCGACACAATGAATTCTCTGAG gttGCCAAGACTTTGAAAGGGAATGAAAGCCTTAAAGCCTGTATTCGCTGTAATTCACCAGCAAAATATGATTGCTATTTACAGCGGGCGATCTGTAAAAGAGAAGGCTGTGGGTTTGATTATTGTACAAGGTGTTTGTGTAATTATCATACCACCAAAGAATGTTCGAATAGCAAACCCCTAAAAGCCAATTATAAAATAGGTCCTCTACCTGGTActaaaaaaagcaagaagaatTTACGACGATTGTGA
- the FBXO5 gene encoding F-box only protein 5 isoform X2 gives MSQRPCRCSPRPPSSSCRCSALTAAGRPRPSDGCKEESSTLSVKMKCDFNYDHIHSGLKLVKPDDTGRLGSYIPGYLEGSYEDCIKDYVRLSDIGSPVVSPRIVEVETENENKPFHNKENQHVQQILNSSNEIVELETSGPYEDSGYSSFSQQSGFNEHEEGSLPLENFSDSPQSCLQMQSPDQYPSKNLLPALHFAKMVCSTLKKNAKRNPKIDWEKLKEFISSENFKLHNIIGRKMGLECVDILSELFRRGLRHLLANILTQLNDMDLINMSKVSTTWKKILEDDKGAFQLYNKAIQRVTVAKTLKGNESLKACIRCNSPAKYDCYLQRAICKREGCGFDYCTRCLCNYHTTKECSNSKPLKANYKIGPLPGTKKSKKNLRRL, from the exons ATGAGCCAGCGCCCCTGCCGCTGCTCCCCACGGCCCCCCTCCAGCTCCTGCCGCTGCAGCGCCCTGACAGCCGCCGGGCGCCCTCGCCCCTCAGACG gTTGTAAAGAAGAAAGTTCTACTCTTTCTGTCAAAATGAAATGTGATTTTAACTATGACCATATTCATTCTGGACTTAAATTGGTAAAGCCTGATGACACTGGAAGACTAGGTTCCTATATTCCTGGATATTTGGAAGGTTCTTATGAAGACTGCATTAAAGACTATGTAAGGTTATCAGATATTGGGTCACCAGTTGTGAGCCCCAGGATTGTAGAAGttgaaactgaaaatgaaaacaagcccTTTCATAACAAAGAAAATCAACACGTGCAACAAATACTTAATAGTTCAAATGAAATAGTAGAACTAGAGACCAGTGGACCTTATGAAGACAGTGGctattcttcattttctcagcAAAGTGGCTTCAATGAACATGAAGAGGGTAGCCTTCCCTTGGAGAATTTCAGTGACAGTCCACAATCCTGCCTACAGATGCAAAGCCCAGACCAATATCCCAGCAAAAACTTGCTGCCGGctcttcattttgcaaaaatggtttgttcaacattaaaaaagaatgccAAGCGAAATCCTAAAATAGATTGggagaaactaaaggaatttatatccagtgaaaattttaaactacataATATAATTGGCAGGAAGATGGGCCTAGAATGTGTAGATATTCTCAGTGAACTCTTTCGAAGGGGACTGAGACATCTCTTAGCAAATATTTTAACACAGCTCAATGATATGGACTTAATCAA TATGTCTAAAGTGAGCACAACTTGGAAGAAGATTCTAGAAGATGATAAAGGGGCATTTCAGTTGTACAATAAAGCAATACAGAGAGTTACT gttGCCAAGACTTTGAAAGGGAATGAAAGCCTTAAAGCCTGTATTCGCTGTAATTCACCAGCAAAATATGATTGCTATTTACAGCGGGCGATCTGTAAAAGAGAAGGCTGTGGGTTTGATTATTGTACAAGGTGTTTGTGTAATTATCATACCACCAAAGAATGTTCGAATAGCAAACCCCTAAAAGCCAATTATAAAATAGGTCCTCTACCTGGTActaaaaaaagcaagaagaatTTACGACGATTGTGA